The nucleotide sequence AATTCCTAGTCGCTTAGCAATCGCTTTTGCCGTTGCAGCGTGGTCTCCGGTGATCATTACCACGTTAACAGAAGCCCCAGTCAGTTTACTGATGGCATCCTTAACCTCTTCACGTGGGGGATCAATGATTCCAGCAATTCCTAAGAAGCATAAATCCTGCTCTAGCTCCTCAGCCGTACCGTGATAAGCTTGCTCTTCAGTAACTTTTCTGTGGGTAATAGCGATAGTTCTCAATGCATCATTAGCGAACTCCAGAATCGTTTGGTCAACTTCATCAGCGATTTGTGAATAGCTAACCTGTTCTCCGTTGACCAACGCACCAGTTGTCCTCACAGCTACCACATCAGGTGCGCCTTTAGTTAAACTGTAGTATTGATCATCTTCTTTGATAACCACCGTCATCATTTTTCTAGTACTATCAAACGGAATCACCCTAAGCACATCAATATCCCGATTTTCTTCCTTCTCTAACAGATGATCTCTGGTAATCCCAGCTTTTTTGGCCATGACAACCAAAGAAACATCAGTAGGGTTACCAAACGGCCGCCAATTCTGGTTCTCGTCCGGCTTAACTTCCGCTTCATTATTCAAGGCAGCAATTTCAAAGAAACGGCGATAGTCCTTTTCATCAGCGACCTCGCATTTATCATCAAGAATATCACCAAACGGAGTGTAGCCATTTCCTTCCACGTTGAATTTCTTGCGATTTGAATAAAATCTGGTTACCGTCATCTCATTCTTAGTTAAAGTTCCAGTTTTATCAGAAGCAATGTATGTTGTTGCCCCAAGGGTTTCCACACTGCTTAATGATTTGATCAGGCCTTTAGATTTAGCGAGCAACTTGGCGCCAATCGTCAACACGATTGAAAGTACCACAGGCATCGCATCTGGAATTGACGCCACGGCGATTGCGATTGCCGTTGAAGAGATTCCAGCAATGTCTGATACCGTGATTGTGCCAACGTTCATAAATTGCTTAGTTAATTCAAATCCAACGGTAAAGACAATTACTCCACCAGCAATCAACATTAACTTTTTACTTAAATCAGCCACCGACTTTTCAATTGGCGTCTTTTGGGTGTCTTCGTCATCCATTAAGTCAGCAATCTTACCAAGTTCCGTATCCATCCCGGTTGCAACGATTACCCCGATACCATTTCCGTTTACTACCATCGATCCTGAAAATCCCATGTTAGTTCTGTCCGCTAAATCAGTATCTTCTGGCAAACTATCTGTAGTTTTGGTAATCGCATCGGATTCACCGGTTAATTGGGACTCGTCAACCTGTAATTCCGACGTCTTAAAGAAACGCATATCGCCTTCAATAAAGTCACCTGACTTAACACTAACTATGTCTCCAGGAACTAGCTCGTCAGCTGCAACCGATGTCCACGTTCCATCTCTAAGCACATTTAAATGCGGTTGGCGCATATCACGCAGTGCATCCAGAGATTTTTGCGCACTCCTAGTCTGGTGGAAGGTTAGACCCCCGTTGATTAAAACGATGATAAAAATTGCGGCCGCTTCATATAGTGAGGCCACTCCATGTTCAGAATTACCTGAATTAAACTCATAGATTGAGCTTAGAATTGCAATCGTGATTGCTACTAACAAGATAACAATCAGTGGTTCTTTAAAGCTTTCCAGAAACATGAGCCAAGCTGGCTTACTCTTTTTCTGGGTGATTTCGTTGGGACCGTAAGAATCAATTCGCTTACTTGCCTCAGCATTGCTTAGCCCCGACGCTCGATCGGTGTTGAGCTTTGAAATTACTGAGTTTGCATCATTTGAATACCATGACATGGTGCTCACTCCATTCGATAATTATTTTGTTATTAAAAGTATAACAAAAATAACGGAACGATTCACTAATTAACTACTGGGTGCCAACAAAAAAATGGGTATCTAAGGCATTTATCATGCCTTAGGTACCCACTTTTTATTTAATCTTCGCTTTAGTTTTTGAGTATCGATAATAAAGAAATGCAGCAACTGCCACGACTGCAATTACTAAAATCACAACCAACCATTCATCGACAATTCCAAGAATGTGTTGCCATGCATGGCCAGCATAATGACCAACAATAATCAAAATTGTATTCCAAATTAAGGTTCCGAGAATTGTAAATAAGCTAAATTTTGCAAACGGATAATTCACCATGCCCGCTGGAATCGAAATTAAGCTCCTCACTACCGGCACACAACGGCCAAAGAAGATTGCTTTACCCCCGTATTCAGAGAAAAAGTTTCCTGCCTTGACGACATCACTGCCTTTTAACCTAAGCACTCGGCCGATTCTTCCGGACAGAACTTTTTCCAGTTGATGCACACTTAGGAGTTTTCCGACCCCAAACAAGACTAATGCACCAAGATACGCCCCGACTGTTGCAGCAATAATTGCACCAATAATGTTGATATCACTGGAAATCGTTAAGTAGCCAGCAAACACTAAAACTAATTCGGACGGGATTGGTGGAAAGATATTTTCAATGGCAATCAGGAAGGCAATTCCTAGATAGCCATACTGATTTACTAATTCGATAATTTGAGTTTGGCTCACGAAATAGTCTCCCTCTCTTGATTTGTTAAAAAAATTATAGCATAATCCCCTCAGCAATTTCTTAAACTAAGGTTTAACTGAAAGCGTTATAATGGAATTCAGAAAGGACTGATACACTTGAAAACGATTAAACTTGGAAACACAAATTTTGAAGCATCCCAAGTCGCATTAGGCATTATGCGGATGGCCGGTATGGAAACTGGTAAGGCTGCTGATGCCATCAATGCTGCCGTAGATTCAGGTATCAATTACATTGACTCAGCCGATATTTACGGCGAAGGTCAATCAGAAACTAAGTTTAAAGAGGCACTAAAGCAAGCTAACGTTAGCCGTGACAAGCTTTTTATTCAATCAAAGGGTGGAATTGTTCTCGACCCTAAACGTAGTCATGACGGCTTGGTATTCGGTGCTCGTTACGACTTTTCGAAGGAACATCTAATTGAATCAGTTGATGGGATCTTGGAACGAATGGGCCTTGATTATCTGGACTCATTCCTACTTCACCGACCAGATCCACTGATGGAAGAGGATGAAGTAGCTGACGCCTTTGATACTTTACAACGTCAAGGTAAAGTCCGCCACTTTGGGGTTTCAAACTTCAACCCTGAACAAGTTGAAATGGTTCAATCATGGGTTAACCAACGATTGATTATCAACCAACTTCAATTTAACGTAGTTCATTCTGGAATGGTTACTCGCGGAATGCACACTAACATGATCGATAACGGAAGTATTGATCATGATGGTGGAATTCTGGAATACTCGAGAAGAAAGCACATGACGATTCAAGCATGGTCACCTTTCAACTATGGATTATTTGCAGGAATGTACATTAATGATCCTAAGTACCCTGAACTAAACGCCAAGTTGCAAGAACTTGCTGATAAGTACGGGGTATCAAAGAACGCCATTGCAACGGCATGGATTATGCGTCACCCAGCACACGTTCAGGTTCTTTTGGGAACGATGAATCCAGAGCACATCAAGGATAGTGCTAAGGGTGCGGATGTTGAGCTGACAAAGCAGGAGTGGTATGACTTGTACTTTGCGGCAGGAAATGATTTGCCATAGAAAACAGAGTGCTGAACCCAGCGGGAGTTTACGAGCACTAAGGCGCAAATTTTTGGGCGAGCAAACGAAGTGCGCGGACAAAAATTTGTGCTTAGGAGAGTGAACTGCTGGGTGAAGCCGTTCTACTAGAGTGCTGAACTAAACGGTATTCATCGATCATTTTCTTAATATTTTGAATTTAGTAAACAACGCCCATCAGATTGAACATCAGTCTGGTGGGCGTTATTTTATTTTAAATGACGTAAAAATCTTAATGAACAGTCATCCCCATTAATTCAACGGCTTTTGCGACCTCACAATTTCCGCCGGCCACAACATTAGTAAATATCCATGACCTTCCTGATCAAATGCTAAGCTCTCACACTCACGCCTAGATGTTAACGCTGTGTAGTGAATATCTGATGGCTTAAAACTACCATCTCGAACCTGCTGAGCCGGAATTGAAGTCAAAATATCATCAGTGACGTAGTAAATTCGGTCGTTTGCAGGGTTATAACTTATACCCTGATTGGGCGAGCCACCCCGATTTTTCATGTATGATGGAGCCGCTTGAAATTGGATGTTATTTTTATCTAACCGGCCATAGAAAAACATATAACCCATTCCAATTTTTCTACCCCAGTAAGCATTCCCCGCTTTATCAAACGTCAAAGTGTGTAACTGCAGATTTCCATCAGTCCCATTATGCATCTGAAAATTGTACTGTCTAATTGGGTTTAAAGACTGTGCATCCATTTCAACAACTTCATTATTTTGGTCCCTCGTTGCCAAATCAGTCAGCGTATTATCCTGAACAATATATAGATGCCGATTTTGCGGATTAAACGCAAGCGTTTCGCCATGACCGATATCAATTTGTGGGCTCAATTGCGCAGCACTAGCAACCTTTGCGTACTCCAGTAAAGCGTGATTTTTATCTTGGAATTTTTTCAAATTATCATTCTGGTTTTTAAGTCGTAATTTCAATTTAGAACTGCTTTTCTGTACTAGCTTCCCCTTAGTTATCCTTATTTCTTGCTTATCCGTCTTGATTCTATCTGCCACATCTGAATACTGCTGATTATGAGCAATGCCGTCTTTCGTGTATGGATTGTAGTAATTAAATGCCCGCCATAAAATCATCGGGTCTGACTCAGTTCCCAGCTTTTTTAGTTTAGAAAGTTGGTATTTAATAATTACCCCTAAATTTGTTTCACTTCCGTTTGACTCTGCAAAATAGATATTCCCTGAATCATCCATCGTTACGTTTTGAAAGTTTCCATGCTGATAGCTGGTAA is from Lentilactobacillus curieae and encodes:
- a CDS encoding DedA family protein, producing the protein MSQTQIIELVNQYGYLGIAFLIAIENIFPPIPSELVLVFAGYLTISSDINIIGAIIAATVGAYLGALVLFGVGKLLSVHQLEKVLSGRIGRVLRLKGSDVVKAGNFFSEYGGKAIFFGRCVPVVRSLISIPAGMVNYPFAKFSLFTILGTLIWNTILIIVGHYAGHAWQHILGIVDEWLVVILVIAVVAVAAFLYYRYSKTKAKIK
- a CDS encoding cation-translocating P-type ATPase, with product MSWYSNDANSVISKLNTDRASGLSNAEASKRIDSYGPNEITQKKSKPAWLMFLESFKEPLIVILLVAITIAILSSIYEFNSGNSEHGVASLYEAAAIFIIVLINGGLTFHQTRSAQKSLDALRDMRQPHLNVLRDGTWTSVAADELVPGDIVSVKSGDFIEGDMRFFKTSELQVDESQLTGESDAITKTTDSLPEDTDLADRTNMGFSGSMVVNGNGIGVIVATGMDTELGKIADLMDDEDTQKTPIEKSVADLSKKLMLIAGGVIVFTVGFELTKQFMNVGTITVSDIAGISSTAIAIAVASIPDAMPVVLSIVLTIGAKLLAKSKGLIKSLSSVETLGATTYIASDKTGTLTKNEMTVTRFYSNRKKFNVEGNGYTPFGDILDDKCEVADEKDYRRFFEIAALNNEAEVKPDENQNWRPFGNPTDVSLVVMAKKAGITRDHLLEKEENRDIDVLRVIPFDSTRKMMTVVIKEDDQYYSLTKGAPDVVAVRTTGALVNGEQVSYSQIADEVDQTILEFANDALRTIAITHRKVTEEQAYHGTAEELEQDLCFLGIAGIIDPPREEVKDAISKLTGASVNVVMITGDHAATAKAIAKRLGIIKSDSAEAIVGSQIEEMTDDQLSEKVLDTRVYARVSPEHKQRIVKQLQRHRQVVGMTGDGINDAPALKAANIGIAMGINGTEVTKDAADLILLDDKFTTIEASVESGRTIFGNILNFMRHELTTNVAEVLSLLLGVVLINTTIGEVTAVTPTLTALMVLWVNMVSDSMPSFALGYDEAEANMMKEAPRDTSQSILANGMLGRVLLRGSVMGGLVFLGFIWAASSGYSVAESQTVAFLVLVFGQLWHVYDARSAHTLFDRNPFSNSRLTLAVGFAATSSVLVTLLPFFNEVMGTAPLSMPLYAGIIIISAVPTFVLSGIKKALGK
- a CDS encoding aldo/keto reductase, translated to MKTIKLGNTNFEASQVALGIMRMAGMETGKAADAINAAVDSGINYIDSADIYGEGQSETKFKEALKQANVSRDKLFIQSKGGIVLDPKRSHDGLVFGARYDFSKEHLIESVDGILERMGLDYLDSFLLHRPDPLMEEDEVADAFDTLQRQGKVRHFGVSNFNPEQVEMVQSWVNQRLIINQLQFNVVHSGMVTRGMHTNMIDNGSIDHDGGILEYSRRKHMTIQAWSPFNYGLFAGMYINDPKYPELNAKLQELADKYGVSKNAIATAWIMRHPAHVQVLLGTMNPEHIKDSAKGADVELTKQEWYDLYFAAGNDLP